The following proteins come from a genomic window of Paenibacillus spongiae:
- a CDS encoding sensor histidine kinase, whose translation MKFFRKSPFSSIFMKIVLTFLGVLAPLYALNLYMNEYGQNTVREEIVQSMNTKVELYVNLIESDIQRVIKLIVPYVNDEDLMKLSTASAIMSDIERTDAILALKNKLNLVKTSSSFVHNVIAFIPELDRTVTSNDDAINYFDEEQFNALSVITNRYESPFIMWHDRLFISVPYPDPSAYGGRKPVFLLTVEISKPALRSAMRQFTNNGETAVLSGNRPRYFITSNNGSEEAELAVSKLMESSDSSDPGGQNAASDRQIQKSVTMNGEQHLVIAKSSSMLDSTLSIFMPEDKIFGPINRYRWLMLMLTLSSVVIIVFFALSIYRIIQRPMRTLVRSFNKVEQGNLNLVVQYPLKDEFGFLFDRFNAMVRELNVLVHEVYEHKYRVRLAELRQLQSQINPHFLYNSFFILHRMAKLHDNENIIRFTKYLGEYFQFITRDGMEEMALEMEVKYARTYTDIQAFRFGSRIHTEFGELPKGTEQLHVPRLILQPLIENAYNHGLENKLKDGWIRVSFELQGDTLVIAVEDNGDELDESTLYSLRMRLLAAEESAESTGLFNVHRRVQIKYGQGCGLTLLAGESGGLRAELRLLLHREENGDANVPVVDRG comes from the coding sequence ATGAAGTTTTTTAGGAAGTCGCCCTTCAGTTCCATCTTTATGAAAATCGTTCTAACTTTTCTGGGTGTGCTTGCACCGCTGTATGCGCTCAATCTGTACATGAATGAATATGGGCAAAATACGGTCCGCGAAGAAATTGTTCAATCCATGAACACCAAGGTCGAGCTGTATGTCAACTTGATCGAATCCGATATTCAAAGGGTCATTAAGCTCATCGTCCCCTACGTGAATGATGAGGACCTGATGAAATTAAGCACCGCGTCGGCCATTATGTCGGATATTGAAAGAACGGACGCGATATTGGCATTGAAGAATAAATTGAATTTGGTTAAAACATCCAGCAGCTTTGTGCATAATGTCATCGCATTTATTCCCGAACTGGACCGGACCGTCACCTCCAACGACGACGCCATCAATTATTTCGACGAGGAGCAATTCAATGCGCTGTCCGTCATAACGAACCGGTACGAGTCGCCTTTCATAATGTGGCACGACCGTTTATTCATCAGCGTCCCTTATCCCGACCCTTCTGCGTACGGAGGGCGCAAGCCCGTGTTCCTGCTGACGGTTGAGATCTCGAAGCCCGCTCTTCGCAGCGCGATGCGCCAGTTTACGAATAATGGGGAGACGGCTGTTCTCTCGGGCAACCGCCCGCGATATTTCATTACGAGCAATAACGGATCGGAGGAGGCGGAACTGGCGGTGTCCAAGCTGATGGAATCGTCGGATTCATCTGATCCGGGTGGACAAAATGCCGCATCTGACCGGCAAATACAGAAATCGGTCACGATGAACGGAGAACAGCATCTTGTGATCGCCAAGTCTTCCAGCATGCTGGATTCGACGTTATCCATCTTTATGCCCGAGGACAAAATATTCGGACCGATCAACCGTTACAGGTGGCTGATGCTTATGCTGACCTTGTCGTCGGTCGTCATTATCGTCTTCTTCGCATTAAGCATATACCGCATTATCCAGCGGCCCATGCGCACGCTGGTTCGTTCCTTCAACAAGGTGGAGCAGGGCAATCTGAATCTGGTCGTGCAGTATCCGCTCAAGGATGAGTTCGGGTTTCTGTTCGATCGCTTCAACGCTATGGTCAGAGAGCTTAACGTGCTCGTTCACGAGGTGTATGAGCATAAGTATCGCGTTCGGCTGGCGGAACTAAGACAGCTGCAGTCGCAGATCAATCCGCATTTTCTATATAACAGCTTCTTTATCTTGCACCGGATGGCAAAGCTTCACGATAACGAGAACATTATCCGATTCACGAAATACTTAGGAGAGTACTTTCAGTTCATTACACGAGACGGCATGGAAGAGATGGCGCTGGAGATGGAGGTGAAGTATGCGCGAACCTATACGGACATTCAGGCATTCCGCTTTGGTAGCCGGATTCACACGGAGTTTGGCGAGCTGCCAAAAGGAACGGAGCAGCTTCATGTACCGCGTTTGATCTTGCAGCCGTTAATTGAAAATGCGTACAACCATGGGCTCGAGAACAAGCTGAAGGATGGCTGGATCCGCGTTTCGTTCGAGCTTCAGGGCGACACGCTGGTGATTGCCGTGGAAGATAATGGCGACGAATTGGATGAGAGCACGCTCTATTCCCTTCGCATGCGGCTGCTGGCAGCGGAAGAATCAGCAGAAAGCACAGGGCTGTTCAACGTTCACCGGCGGGTTCAAATCAAGTATGGGCAAGGATGCGGTCTAACCCTATTGGCGGGAGAGAGCGGCGGACTACGAGCAGAGCTTCGGCTGCTGCTCCATCGGGAGGAGAATGGAGATGCAAATGTACCGGTTGTTGATCGTGGATGA
- a CDS encoding sugar phosphate isomerase/epimerase family protein: MLRGLTQAGIGMNGDERFIAAAAEHGFQAVDLDALSLVERLGLEPARELLRKHGIVIGTIGLPVEWRTTEEAFLQGLEKLAKSAAAAAALGCTSCCTYILPSTDMKPAHFMALATKRLRMCAQILGAYGIRLGLEFVGPHHLRTHWKYPFIWTMEETLDWIDAIGENNVGLLLDAYHWYTNELTTADIERLRPEQIVHVHINDAPDVPVEEAKDNGRIYPGEGVIDLAGFLRALHKIGYKGAVAQEILTAEPPSESPDALLQRSRTGFNQVFSAAGL, from the coding sequence ATGCTTAGAGGTTTAACGCAAGCTGGAATTGGAATGAATGGCGATGAGCGTTTTATAGCGGCCGCTGCGGAACATGGATTTCAAGCGGTTGATTTGGATGCGCTTTCACTGGTGGAGCGTCTTGGCCTGGAGCCGGCGCGCGAGCTGCTCCGCAAGCATGGGATCGTGATCGGTACGATCGGTCTCCCTGTTGAATGGCGGACGACGGAAGAAGCGTTCCTTCAAGGGTTGGAGAAGCTGGCCAAATCGGCTGCCGCAGCGGCTGCGCTGGGCTGTACGAGCTGCTGCACCTATATTCTGCCATCCACGGACATGAAGCCGGCGCATTTCATGGCCTTGGCGACGAAGAGATTGCGCATGTGCGCCCAAATCCTTGGCGCTTACGGCATCCGGCTTGGCCTCGAGTTCGTTGGTCCGCATCATCTTCGGACTCACTGGAAGTATCCGTTCATCTGGACGATGGAGGAAACGCTGGATTGGATTGACGCCATCGGGGAGAACAACGTAGGACTGCTGCTCGACGCGTATCATTGGTACACGAATGAGCTGACGACTGCGGATATCGAGCGTCTCCGCCCGGAACAAATCGTTCACGTGCACATCAACGACGCGCCGGATGTTCCGGTAGAGGAAGCAAAGGATAACGGCCGAATCTATCCGGGTGAAGGCGTTATCGATCTGGCCGGTTTCTTAAGAGCCCTTCACAAGATTGGCTACAAGGGAGCCGTGGCCCAGGAAATCTTAACCGCTGAACCGCCTTCGGAATCGCCCGATGCTCTATTGCAGCGTTCCAGAACAGGCTTTAACCAAGTATTTAGCGCAGCAGGCTTGTAG
- a CDS encoding phytanoyl-CoA dioxygenase family protein produces the protein MIDSTIQLTEEQIQYYRENGFVQVDNILSPEELEELREHLGEVMGAQGGRSVQTSQKGNAYFNVLNQRVNTWRDHGGMARFVLSNRFADAAKQLSGAQGIRLFHDHALFKMPQDSKPTPWHQDWPYWPMNETGALSIWIALDDVDENNGCMMFVPKSQKIKNLKHVDLVEPHDIFSEEGASGLDRNKAAIVRMKAGSCTFHDGLTFHYAHANQTDNPRRALAIIYMADGTTFSGAGHACTDGLNFEKNDVLRGGMFPKLA, from the coding sequence ATGATCGATTCAACCATTCAATTGACGGAAGAGCAAATTCAATATTACCGTGAGAACGGTTTCGTACAAGTCGATAATATATTGTCTCCCGAGGAACTGGAGGAGCTTCGCGAGCATCTGGGCGAAGTAATGGGCGCGCAAGGCGGCCGTTCCGTACAGACGTCCCAGAAAGGGAATGCATATTTCAACGTCTTGAATCAACGGGTGAATACATGGCGCGATCACGGCGGCATGGCCCGGTTCGTCTTGTCTAACCGGTTTGCCGATGCGGCGAAGCAATTGTCCGGCGCTCAAGGGATCCGCCTGTTCCACGACCACGCTCTATTCAAGATGCCTCAGGATTCGAAGCCGACGCCTTGGCATCAGGATTGGCCTTACTGGCCGATGAACGAGACCGGCGCGCTTTCCATCTGGATCGCATTGGACGATGTGGACGAGAATAACGGCTGCATGATGTTTGTGCCGAAATCGCAAAAAATTAAAAATTTGAAGCATGTCGATCTCGTTGAGCCGCATGATATTTTCTCGGAGGAAGGCGCTTCCGGGCTTGATCGCAATAAAGCCGCCATTGTCCGGATGAAGGCTGGCAGCTGCACCTTCCATGACGGGCTCACCTTCCACTACGCGCATGCGAATCAGACCGATAACCCCCGCCGGGCGCTGGCCATCATCTATATGGCGGACGGGACGACCTTCAGCGGCGCTGGCCATGCGTGTACGGACGGCCTGAACTTTGAGAAGAACGATGTGCTTCGCGGCGGGATGTTCCCTAAGCTGGCCTAA
- a CDS encoding response regulator, giving the protein MQMYRLLIVDDEPYTVDGLYEMLQEMDWAELDLYKAYSANEAIEWLNRVKIDIVLSDIRMPGMDGLQLHRHIKATWPRCKVIFLTGMNEMKYIQQALRDGSVDYILKTEGDEPILRSVRGTIEALEEELKNDRYLQHAKLRIQQALPGLRNGWFMQLLQYGIGQARLSQARLAEMESPLDSDSPLLPVLARVDRWPERISDTDRPLLLFAIENIAVETLAEMNVQSVIIDDYYLMLMIQTKQPISDERIAGDGDRAGAVRFVQGMLETVQSTCTQLLQLPVSIICGRAFVPWEQIADTYFRMRKKLVLGVGQGENMMLLAKTGCISEKQGGGGAAAMPSRLREQLDVALESGRSEEASSAIDACFANTSEYARYLEAYYTVANQLIGLINRWGWAEQLERDGEIRLEQLMNVQGHSSREQAVDYLRFAANRLISYKQGVKDERTERIVEKINRYIREQIGGDLSLTVLAEVVYLNPAYLSVLYKQTTGQNISEFIVATRLEKAKDLLQRSPCKIHEVAAAVGFDNPGYFTRFFRKHAGIGPQEYREQASL; this is encoded by the coding sequence ATGCAAATGTACCGGTTGTTGATCGTGGATGACGAGCCGTATACGGTAGATGGCTTATATGAAATGCTGCAGGAAATGGATTGGGCGGAGCTCGATCTATACAAGGCTTACTCGGCGAACGAAGCGATCGAGTGGCTCAATCGGGTTAAGATCGACATTGTGCTTAGCGATATCCGTATGCCGGGTATGGATGGACTTCAGCTGCACCGGCATATCAAGGCAACGTGGCCTCGCTGCAAAGTTATTTTTCTAACAGGCATGAACGAGATGAAATATATTCAACAAGCGCTTCGGGACGGCAGTGTGGATTATATTCTGAAGACGGAAGGCGACGAACCTATTCTACGGAGCGTCCGGGGCACAATCGAAGCCTTGGAGGAGGAATTGAAGAATGACCGTTATTTGCAGCATGCCAAATTACGCATACAACAGGCGCTCCCGGGGCTGCGCAACGGCTGGTTCATGCAGCTGCTGCAGTACGGCATCGGCCAAGCAAGGCTGTCCCAAGCCAGGCTTGCCGAGATGGAGAGTCCCCTCGATTCGGATTCTCCGCTGCTGCCCGTTCTGGCAAGGGTGGACCGGTGGCCGGAACGCATATCGGACACGGATCGTCCGCTGCTCCTCTTTGCGATTGAGAACATTGCCGTGGAGACTTTAGCCGAGATGAACGTCCAGTCCGTCATTATTGACGACTACTATCTGATGCTCATGATCCAAACCAAGCAGCCGATATCGGATGAACGAATCGCCGGTGATGGAGATCGGGCGGGCGCAGTCCGGTTCGTGCAGGGAATGCTGGAGACGGTACAGTCTACGTGTACGCAGCTGCTTCAGCTGCCGGTGTCGATTATATGCGGCAGAGCCTTTGTTCCGTGGGAGCAGATCGCCGATACGTACTTCCGAATGCGCAAGAAGCTAGTGCTCGGCGTCGGTCAAGGGGAGAATATGATGCTTCTCGCCAAAACGGGATGCATATCCGAGAAGCAGGGCGGCGGCGGGGCGGCTGCGATGCCATCCCGTCTGCGGGAACAGCTCGATGTGGCTTTGGAGAGCGGAAGATCCGAAGAGGCAAGCAGCGCCATTGACGCTTGCTTCGCCAATACAAGCGAATACGCCCGTTATTTGGAGGCTTATTATACGGTGGCCAACCAATTGATCGGACTGATCAACCGGTGGGGATGGGCGGAACAGCTTGAGCGGGATGGCGAAATTCGCCTGGAGCAGCTGATGAACGTGCAGGGGCATTCCTCGCGCGAGCAGGCAGTCGATTATCTTCGCTTCGCGGCCAATCGTCTGATCTCCTATAAGCAGGGAGTCAAGGATGAACGGACCGAGCGGATCGTCGAGAAAATAAACCGCTACATCCGCGAACAAATCGGAGGCGATTTGTCGCTGACCGTTCTGGCGGAAGTCGTCTATCTTAACCCGGCCTACCTCTCGGTTCTGTATAAGCAGACGACTGGTCAAAATATATCCGAGTTTATCGTCGCCACCCGGCTGGAGAAAGCCAAAGACCTGCTGCAGCGCTCACCCTGCAAGATCCATGAAGTGGCGGCAGCGGTCGGCTTCGATAACCCGGGCTACTTCACCCGCTTCTTCCGGAAGCATGCCGGTATCGGCCCCCAGGAATACCGGGAACAAGCTAGTCTATAG
- a CDS encoding DedA family protein → MKLLLYIEQLFADYGYYVLLIGLPLDAIALPIPPGNMTLAYTGYLSSKGVLRWLPAMAAASAGSMLGITATYWIGYSLGMPLIERWGKWLLIKPAHLEKARSSYEKHGNKLLLFSYFVPGVRQFIGYFVGMIRVPFPVFALYAYTGSLLWVNAFVGIGYLFGDQWPLVLMAVERCLKFIVIGLSILLGALLLLKWRRRRGNKALPPHEAKPHGMPDE, encoded by the coding sequence ATGAAGCTGTTACTTTATATTGAACAACTGTTTGCGGACTATGGTTATTACGTGCTGCTCATAGGCCTGCCATTGGATGCCATCGCGCTGCCGATCCCGCCGGGAAACATGACATTGGCCTATACCGGCTATCTGTCCAGTAAGGGCGTGCTTCGCTGGCTCCCTGCCATGGCGGCTGCAAGCGCGGGCTCCATGCTGGGGATAACCGCCACGTATTGGATAGGTTATTCGCTGGGGATGCCGCTGATCGAGCGATGGGGCAAATGGTTGTTAATAAAGCCCGCTCACTTGGAGAAAGCAAGAAGCAGCTATGAGAAGCATGGCAATAAATTGCTTCTGTTCAGTTATTTCGTTCCCGGCGTCAGACAATTTATTGGCTATTTCGTTGGCATGATCCGGGTGCCGTTCCCTGTATTCGCCCTTTACGCCTATACCGGGTCGCTGCTATGGGTGAATGCATTCGTCGGGATCGGTTATTTGTTCGGGGATCAATGGCCCCTCGTCCTGATGGCGGTCGAAAGGTGCTTGAAGTTCATCGTCATCGGATTATCCATTCTGCTCGGCGCGCTGCTTCTGCTGAAATGGCGGCGCAGGCGCGGGAATAAGGCATTGCCCCCTCATGAAGCCAAGCCTCATGGGATGCCGGATGAATAA
- a CDS encoding DedA family protein → MPPIEHWFEQFGYFVLFVGLIVDFILPFPAEPVMAYAGYLSYTGSMHLLSSVFVSFLGTSVAITISYGIGYWAGMPFIERYGKWLMLNPGRIGKLRRWFDSYGYKLLLVSFFIPAGRQFSGYLAGIVRIPFRSFAIYSYSGALMWVFVYVGVGHLVGPHWQNVLHTVKSYAGLIVLGICLLVAAIILIRRIGRLHKSGNSPSSKKTMDSE, encoded by the coding sequence ATGCCCCCTATTGAACATTGGTTTGAACAATTTGGCTACTTCGTATTGTTTGTTGGATTGATCGTCGATTTCATCCTTCCGTTTCCTGCTGAGCCTGTCATGGCTTACGCGGGCTATTTATCTTACACGGGCAGCATGCACTTACTCTCCTCCGTGTTCGTATCCTTTCTCGGAACCTCAGTCGCGATAACGATTTCTTACGGAATCGGGTATTGGGCGGGAATGCCGTTTATCGAGCGGTATGGCAAATGGCTGATGCTTAATCCCGGTAGGATAGGCAAGCTGCGGCGCTGGTTTGACAGCTATGGATACAAGCTGCTGCTGGTCAGCTTCTTCATCCCGGCGGGCCGTCAATTCTCCGGTTATTTGGCCGGAATCGTCCGCATCCCCTTCCGGTCATTCGCGATATACTCGTATTCCGGCGCGCTAATGTGGGTCTTCGTCTATGTTGGAGTCGGACATCTGGTCGGCCCGCACTGGCAGAATGTTCTGCACACGGTAAAAAGCTATGCGGGATTAATTGTGCTTGGAATCTGCCTTCTAGTCGCAGCGATCATCCTTATTAGAAGAATCGGGCGGCTTCATAAATCCGGTAACAGCCCTTCCTCCAAGAAGACCATGGATTCCGAGTAA
- a CDS encoding aldo/keto reductase yields MKYRTFGKTGWSVSEIGFGGWQLGGDFGKVDENESIRTLHHAWDRGINFVDTAQMYGRGRSEEVIGKALREWKGSGPVYIATKVQPIAWPDASDGTPAMEGRYPAAHLREQCEASLLRLGVEAIDLYQLHGWFPSGIQHTEWYDTLLQLQQEGKIREIGVSIRDYRPEDGIELAETGWVASQQVVFNIFEQRPAERLLPACRENGAAVIARVPFDEGALIGNWTPGTYDEWEEGDVRKRYFRGERFMKTFRKVEQLKETLRQTAGDRYSTLAEAALRFCLSDPAVSVVIPGMKSPAEVDLNVAVSDGEPLPADLLEAFRAYQWPRNYHTAGEE; encoded by the coding sequence ATGAAGTACAGAACATTCGGCAAAACCGGTTGGAGCGTATCCGAAATCGGTTTTGGCGGCTGGCAGCTGGGCGGCGATTTCGGAAAGGTGGATGAGAACGAATCTATCCGAACGCTTCATCATGCATGGGATCGCGGGATTAATTTTGTCGATACCGCGCAGATGTACGGCCGGGGCCGGTCGGAGGAAGTCATCGGCAAGGCGCTGCGGGAATGGAAGGGAAGCGGTCCGGTCTATATCGCGACTAAAGTGCAGCCGATCGCTTGGCCGGATGCGTCGGACGGAACGCCGGCCATGGAGGGGCGATATCCCGCAGCTCATCTGCGCGAGCAATGTGAAGCCAGCTTGCTTCGCCTTGGCGTGGAAGCCATCGATTTGTACCAGCTGCATGGATGGTTTCCAAGCGGGATCCAGCATACGGAGTGGTATGATACGCTGCTTCAGCTGCAGCAGGAAGGGAAGATCCGCGAGATTGGCGTTTCGATCCGCGACTATCGTCCGGAAGACGGAATCGAGCTTGCCGAGACCGGATGGGTCGCCTCGCAGCAGGTGGTGTTCAATATATTCGAACAGCGCCCTGCGGAGCGCTTGCTTCCCGCTTGCCGGGAGAACGGCGCAGCCGTTATTGCGCGCGTGCCTTTCGACGAAGGCGCCCTGATCGGCAATTGGACGCCTGGGACATATGACGAGTGGGAAGAGGGAGACGTGCGTAAGCGGTATTTCCGCGGCGAGCGGTTCATGAAGACGTTCCGCAAGGTCGAACAGCTGAAGGAAACGCTGCGTCAGACGGCAGGCGACCGGTATTCCACGCTGGCGGAAGCTGCGCTCAGGTTCTGCTTGTCCGATCCTGCAGTCAGTGTCGTCATCCCCGGGATGAAATCGCCGGCGGAGGTTGATCTGAATGTGGCGGTATCGGACGGCGAGCCGCTGCCAGCGGATTTGTTAGAAGCGTTCCGGGCCTATCAATGGCCGAGAAATTATCATACTGCCGGAGAGGAATGA
- a CDS encoding creatininase family protein, giving the protein MKQGNIRPGVAFHELRPEQIAERKRERPVAYLAFGILEWHGLHNPYGLDGLKAHGIAMRLAEELGGLAMPPMYWGDHRGEICERHLDGLMPVSEQDGTLWNPGDTMCGALEVPRDSYERNAARSVRNGGWRLWEELAVHAFFQIESYGLTTIVAIPGHYPLMDPLARAIEKYKQDGGRCGILTLNDERYARDGKGDHAAAYETSLLMAIQPETVDLGRLDPDLTKPLAGVALGPDPRTHANREYGETALQLMVEDLRVRLQQLVP; this is encoded by the coding sequence GTGAAACAAGGGAATATCCGTCCTGGCGTGGCTTTTCACGAGCTGCGGCCAGAGCAGATCGCAGAACGAAAGCGGGAGCGGCCGGTTGCCTATTTGGCATTCGGTATCTTGGAGTGGCACGGGCTGCATAATCCTTATGGCCTTGACGGGCTGAAGGCGCACGGAATAGCGATGAGGCTGGCCGAGGAGCTGGGCGGGCTGGCGATGCCGCCGATGTACTGGGGAGACCATCGCGGAGAAATTTGCGAGCGGCATCTGGACGGACTGATGCCGGTATCGGAGCAGGATGGAACGCTCTGGAATCCGGGCGATACGATGTGCGGCGCGTTGGAGGTCCCGCGTGACTCGTATGAGCGTAATGCGGCCAGATCGGTCCGCAACGGCGGTTGGAGACTGTGGGAAGAATTGGCGGTCCATGCCTTCTTCCAAATCGAGAGCTACGGCTTGACTACGATCGTCGCTATTCCCGGGCATTACCCCCTCATGGATCCGTTAGCCCGGGCCATAGAGAAGTATAAGCAAGACGGTGGCCGGTGCGGCATATTGACGCTGAACGATGAGCGGTATGCCCGTGACGGGAAAGGCGATCATGCCGCTGCCTACGAGACCTCGCTGCTCATGGCCATCCAGCCGGAGACCGTAGATCTCGGCAGGCTGGACCCCGATCTGACGAAGCCGCTGGCGGGGGTAGCTCTGGGCCCCGATCCGCGCACCCATGCTAACCGCGAATACGGGGAAACGGCGCTGCAGCTAATGGTCGAAGACCTGCGGGTAAGGCTGCAGCAGCTGGTTCCATAA